GAGTTCAGATGGAACACCATTCcaattttatttaaataaacaGGTCCCAGGTTGCCTGCACATGTATCTTGATATTGGCTCTCGAGGCTTGGATATCGAGTTTGTCAGCTTTGTATCATCCGCAACCTTCTGGTCCATAACCACACCAAAATGAGCTTTACAGAGGCCCTCAAAGCTGCAACGGCACCGGGGCCAGATCAAAGGATCCCAGgtgtggtggtgatggcaGCGGATGCGTCAGGTATTGATCGTGCTTTTCTGGGACTGGCTGGATGACAGTTTTGACTTGTTCCAGGCAAGATTATATTCTCCGAGGCTGAAGGGCAGACGTCAATCGATACGGACGTAGCGAAACCCATGACGACTGATACGACGTTCTGGATTGCATCGTGCACGAAACTCATTACAACGGTGGCAGCCCTACAATGTGTTGAAAAAGGCATACTTCAACTGGACGACCCAGTCTACAAGGTCCTCCCGGAGTGGAAAACGCCAGAAATTCTAACGGGCTTCGATGATTTGAGCGAGCCGCAGTTAAAGCTGGCAACAAAGAAGATCACGCTACGCCAATTGCTGACACATTCCAGTGGAATGGGCTACGACTTCTTATCACCGGACCTAGCGAGTTGGCGACGGTGGAAAGGGCAGAGTCTTGGTGCATCCGAGGAGCCCATTGTCAGTTTAGTGCTCTATTTGATATGTCATGCCTGGAAACACTCTGATCGGTAGATGCAGATCAATCGACTGGCTCTTCCACTTTTGTATGAGCCAGGAGATGGCTGGATGTACAGCGTTGCAATTGATTGGGTTGGGGTAATGGTGGAGCGAGTCAATGGAGGTGTTCGACTAGGTGAATATATGAAGCAACACATATTCGATCCTTTGGGCATGACCTTGACCGGCTTTCGCCTTGCCGAGAATGAGCACATTCGCGACCGTCTTTGTGAAACGGCACAACGTACACCAGCTGGTAAATTGTCCATGACAAATCCATACAATGCCCTCAGCCCTGCAGATGACCTGGGTGGAGGAGGTTTGTACAGCTCCGTTGCCGACTATATGAAAGTGTTGATATCACTATTGAAGAATGATGGGCTTTTGCTCCGACCAGACATGGTAACGATCATGTTTGAGCCTCAGCTTCCTGACCCAAGGCCTCTCTTGGCTAAGACACAGGACTCGAAAAGTGGTGCAATGCTCCGCAGTGGCATAGATTGTGATGCGTGGAattttggtcttggtggtaTCTTGACAACCGCGGATGTGGAAGGGATCTGCAGAAAAGGCACAATGTCCTGGGGTGGGCTTCCTAACTTGGTATTGACCTCCTGTCTCCTCCGTGCGCGGTGCTTTATGTTTTACATTTCTTGAAGACATGCTAATGTTCATTCCTCGCGGTTTTAGTACTGGTGGATTGACCCTGTGGCCGGTAACTGCGGAATGTATGCCTCGCAGATACTGCCACCCGGAGACCAGATCTCGATGGAACTCGCACTAGATTTCCGACGGGAAATATATGCTCGAATTCAAGCGTGAAGCATTGGCTGGGTACCCTACACGGAGTCTTTACAAGTTATGTCGcgtaatatttaataaagaagaGTCGAATAAGAAGGGCAACTCAGCGACTTGAGGTCGGAGTCCTTTGTTCTACCCTCACAACACCAATTTTCTAGCCCTTTCTTTGCACAGGCAGTGGAACCATACGTAGTATCAGACCCCTTAATTCTTAATGCAAAAGACTATGGAACTCCTCTATAACCCCGATAAGTTCACTCTAGTCTGTGTGTTGGCATGTCAAGACTCGGAAGACTCCACGAAGCACttaaatagaatatcaaGTCTCATCTCGCAGAATTCGATCTCAGAGAACTGTATCTAGTACTCCAGTTAAGTTGGGATTTGCTCGATAAGGATACAACCACTGGCCTCATTGGACTGATCAGCCACCCCCTTCGATCGCCATTCTTGGTGGCGATATGCACGCTTGGACAGCCCTGAATCCATTTGGACAGGGTTCCTGTTCGATTTGCTGTATTTGTTTGGCTCGACTGGCATGCAGCCGACCTCACACACTGCAGCCCCAGCCGGCTCCTTTGTAGAAACTGCATGCCGTAGATTACGTACAACAGGTCACTCAGATCGTTTTTGAACAGCAAATGTCAATTGAGGTGGTCCAAGCATGATCGAAACTGTTCAGGTTGACGCTGTGTCTCCGCAGAAGGAATTCGACGGCGGTCTCGTGGCAGAATTGGATCGCATACCATAAGTGCGTACGCCGTCCAGATCTAGGGAATTGACGTCATTTTGAGTTGATTGGAGCAAAAAACCGATAACGAACccagggaagaagatgtaTAATAAACGTGCAACACGTCATCAAGCGTCAACATCTTGAAAAAGGAGGCAATCCTAATCCCGACGGTCGCGGCTCAGACTGAGGTGATTCCTGTGGGATTCGGATTGAGGAACTGGTTAAAGTCACCGTAATCACTCGACTGCACACAGTCCACGGGTATGGGCCGGTAGATGGGCGACGGGATGGGATCGTCAAAGTTGAGATTCGCGTAGTCGGCCGTCGTCATCAAGTCCATCTCATTGAAAGCGTGGAACCCATTGCTCCCCGGCCATTGCTGTGGCCCGCCTTGCAGCGCTAACGGGTTGACGACGCTGTGCATGGACAGCGCATGTTGCTTGGTTGGCGCCGGGCGGGTCGAAGGGCTGTAGGTCGACGGCGTCGGGGCCATAGTCTGGTGGGAGGAGGGGCTGGCGTCGGAAGGAAAGCGCGAACTCGCAACGGGGGAGTGGGCGCTGTCGGAGCTGCCATCGGAGAACTCCCGGAGTTGCAAGTCGTGGCGCCATAGCTCCTGCGCTATGACCTCCTGGTTCTCCTCGAAACGCTCGTCCTTGGTGTTGTCGAGGGCGCCGAGCCGCGTGAGCAAGTCGTGGGTAAGCGGGTGGCCATTTCGTTCGGGCTTCAAGCTGTCGCCGGGCCAGCCCTCGGCTTCGATCGTGCGGCGGTAGAGTTCCTTGAGGCCGTGAACAAGCCAGGCTTGTTGCTGTTCGAGCATCTCAACGTAACTGCAGAAGACAAGCGATGGTAAGCTTTGTACCGTTTCTCCTCAATTGTGTGCGCCATGCTCACCCCTTGGGGTACACTTTATCATGGGCCTTCTTCCGCTCCCCGAAGACGCAGATGGCATTATCCGCTCGACAGCGCGAACATGGGTTGGCTCCGTCACACTTGTCCGGTCAGTTTGGCTGTTGTAGCCATTTCGCCCTCTGTTCTGCTGGCACATACCTTGGATTTCTTTAGGCGACAACGATCGCAAGCCTTACATACGCGCTTACGCACGTTATCGGAATGCGAGTGGTCGGCCATTGGTGTTGATTGACGAGCTGCCATTGTGGttgtatataaagaaaatgaaaatgaaaatgaaaaagcgagcgaggaagcaaaggagGAGGTAGAATTAAGAATGATAAGGTAGGTGTAGTGGTTATCGCAATGTGGAAGAGGGCTTGGATTTTCTTCGGATCAGAGCAGCCTGATGTATACTTCCAGATCTGGCCAGCAGGACAGCGAATGATCGACGTCAATCAGTCAAATGATCTAATGCCGATGTCGCTTGAGGTAGTTCGGAATTCCGAGCTCGGCCTCCGAGTTCCATGTGGCAATGTCGGGCACGCGGGGTACCACCTACTGTACCAACCTCAACTATCTGTTACATCATCCCAAGATCTCCGTTAAAATCAATGTCATCGCAAATTTGAAGTCAGTGATGAAGAACAGAAGGCAGCCTCAGCCCGCGCAAAAAAGCTTGCCAGGGTTGTACGACCGCCAAGGTTCGGTGCGACCTTGAGAAGCCGAGCTGCTCGCGGTGCCGAGCACGCGGTAAACAGTGTCGGTGTTCTTGGGGCTCGGATGGTCAGGATCTAGGTGGCCCCGCGACCTTGGCTGACAGCGTGTCCCTTGATGAGAGCCTTAACTTTCAGCCACTTACGGGGGAATCCACTGCCTTTACCACTGCAGGGTTCCTAAGCCCCATCTCTCTATAGGGTGAATTCATAATACAAAGACCAATCACTATAACCCCTAATTCCTATATTctctactatatttaaaagagTATCTCTCTATAAGCTAAGCGGtaattcttatatatttttaagattttttattagatttctattaaaatttaaaattattaatattaaataaataaaaataatataaaaattaaattaaattaatagatatattaagctaatttaatttaatttttatactataattatttaatatattaattattatctttttatttataattttttaaaaattaaattattaattattaaattatatagtatttttaataatagtctctataa
The sequence above is a segment of the Aspergillus flavus chromosome 4, complete sequence genome. Coding sequences within it:
- a CDS encoding putative penicillin-binding protein — translated: MSFTEALKAATAPGPDQRIPGVVVMAADASGKIIFSEAEGQTSIDTDVAKPMTTDTTFWIASCTKLITTVAALQCVEKGILQLDDPVYKVLPEWKTPEILTGFDDLSEPQLKLATKKITLRQLLTHSSGMGYDFLSPDLASWRRWKGQSLGASEEPIINRLALPLLYEPGDGWMYSVAIDWVGVMVERVNGGVRLGEYMKQHIFDPLGMTLTGFRLAENEHIRDRLCETAQRTPAGKLSMTNPYNALSPADDLGGGGLYSSVADYMKVLISLLKNDGLLLRPDMVTIMFEPQLPDPRPLLAKTQDSKSGAMLRSGIDCDAWNFGLGGILTTADVEGICRKGTMSWGGLPNLYWWIDPVAGNCGMYASQILPPGDQISMELALDFRREIYARIQA